A DNA window from Schistocerca gregaria isolate iqSchGreg1 chromosome 2, iqSchGreg1.2, whole genome shotgun sequence contains the following coding sequences:
- the LOC126335227 gene encoding glutamic acid-rich protein-like, translating to MSSKENNSEVAVDKVTENNEKAGGDAKSEVKGTKRPAESKGEDAKKKQKKEENGEEDDVEDEEDVEGEEEEEEEELPEGEEELDEGEEEEEDEGEGEGEGEEDEEDA from the coding sequence ATGAGTTCTAAGGAAAATAACTCTGAAGTCGCTGTCGACAAAGTTACAGAAAACAACGAGAAGGCGGGAGGTGATGCAAAATCAGAAGTTAAAGGCACTAAGAGGCCAGCAGAGTCTAAAGGAGAAGAtgcgaaaaaaaaacagaaaaaagaggAGAATGGCGAGGAGGATGACGTAGAGGATGAGGAAGATGtggaaggagaggaggaggaggaagaggaagaacttcCAGAAGGAGAGGAAGAATTAGAtgagggagaagaagaggaagaagatgagGGTGAAGGAGAAGGGGAAGGTGAAGAAGATGAAGAGGATGCATAA